A window of the Dongshaea marina genome harbors these coding sequences:
- a CDS encoding sulfite exporter TauE/SafE family protein, producing the protein MPDPQLLLIASLITLLGAFIQSAIGFGMAIVAAPVLFYLDPQLIPAPLICAALASCALNIWRFRHALSMKGLYCAIGWRIPGTIVGGLLLTVVSQRMLGLMIALMIGIGVAISLLRLSVKATPLNMGIAGFLSGVMGTSTSIGGPPMALVMQSEQANAIRANLASFFFISCVLSLLMLSYTGHFDGKLALWGLALIPPALLGNALAYLVVERISPKLLHYATISLCSIAMISILVQSA; encoded by the coding sequence ATGCCTGATCCACAGCTGCTGCTCATCGCCAGCCTCATCACTCTGCTCGGCGCCTTTATTCAAAGTGCCATCGGCTTTGGTATGGCAATCGTCGCCGCGCCTGTGCTCTTTTATCTTGATCCACAGTTGATCCCTGCCCCACTGATCTGTGCGGCCCTGGCCAGCTGTGCCCTGAATATCTGGCGATTTCGCCACGCCCTGTCGATGAAGGGGCTCTATTGTGCCATTGGCTGGAGAATTCCCGGGACGATCGTCGGGGGTCTACTGCTGACGGTAGTCTCACAACGCATGCTCGGCCTGATGATCGCCCTGATGATTGGCATTGGGGTGGCAATAAGCCTGCTGCGCCTTTCGGTCAAGGCCACCCCGCTTAACATGGGGATCGCCGGATTTCTCTCGGGTGTGATGGGAACCAGCACCTCGATTGGCGGCCCTCCTATGGCGCTGGTGATGCAATCGGAGCAAGCCAATGCCATTCGTGCCAATCTGGCCAGCTTCTTTTTTATCAGCTGTGTGCTGTCACTTCTGATGCTCAGTTATACCGGCCATTTCGATGGCAAACTTGCTCTGTGGGGACTGGCCTTGATCCCCCCAGCACTATTAGGCAACGCTCTCGCCTATCTGGTGGTAGAGCGGATCTCTCCCAAGCTTCTTCACTATGCCACCATAAGCCTGTGTAGTATTGCCATGATCAGCATCCTGGTCCAGAGTGCCTAA
- the tpiA gene encoding triose-phosphate isomerase: MRQPLVMGNWKLNGTKASVEALIKGLVDPAANASNVTVAVCPPAVFLDQVERLTQGTAIKFGSQDADIHENGAFTGENSPVTLKEFGCTYALVGHSERRTLHAESDQVIAEKYAAVQKGGLLPVLCIGETLEQFEAGQTNQVVETQLKAVIDRNGVESLADAVIAYEPVWAIGTGKTATPEIAQNVHAHIRNYLKGFNAEIAAKVQILYGGSVKGANAKGLFGMEDIDGALVGGASLQADEFASIIEGAK, translated from the coding sequence ATGAGACAACCATTGGTTATGGGAAATTGGAAGCTAAACGGCACCAAGGCCTCTGTAGAAGCGCTGATCAAGGGACTGGTTGATCCCGCAGCAAATGCAAGTAATGTCACCGTTGCTGTTTGCCCTCCGGCAGTTTTTCTCGATCAGGTTGAACGTCTGACCCAGGGAACTGCAATCAAGTTTGGCTCTCAAGACGCCGATATTCATGAAAACGGTGCCTTCACCGGTGAAAACTCCCCTGTCACGCTCAAAGAGTTCGGCTGTACTTATGCCTTAGTTGGCCACAGTGAGCGCCGTACCCTGCATGCTGAAAGCGATCAGGTTATTGCTGAAAAATATGCGGCAGTACAAAAAGGTGGTCTGCTGCCTGTTCTGTGTATCGGTGAAACTCTGGAGCAGTTTGAAGCAGGTCAAACCAACCAGGTGGTTGAAACTCAGCTCAAAGCGGTTATCGATCGCAATGGCGTTGAGTCTCTGGCTGATGCCGTCATCGCCTACGAGCCTGTCTGGGCTATCGGCACCGGCAAGACCGCGACTCCTGAGATCGCTCAGAACGTTCACGCCCACATCCGTAACTATCTGAAAGGTTTCAACGCTGAGATCGCCGCTAAGGTTCAGATCCTCTATGGTGGCTCGGTGAAGGGAGCAAACGCCAAAGGCCTGTTCGGTATGGAAGATATCGACGGGGCCCTGGTTGGTGGTGCTTCCCTGCAGGCAGATGAGTTTGCCAGCATCATCGAAGGTGCGAAGTAA
- a CDS encoding glutamine amidotransferase-related protein, whose translation MRLGILDCDHIDDRESNYGDYYSERFIKCLKPRLAGWTYSSYRAIDGELPSSLSECDAWLLTGSRYDAYGDIPWISALSRFVEEAINAGHKMVGVCFGHQLLAQALGGRVAPSECGWQLGVQHYQLLASRPWMSGDVETLTLPVAHQDQVQKLPQEASLLAQGECCPHFIYEYRNQILGIQGHPEFDPAYLEILLDKLSDKLTPEQRERGLASLANPRLDCERVLDWIANFLR comes from the coding sequence ATGCGTCTTGGGATCTTAGATTGTGATCATATTGATGATCGAGAGAGTAATTATGGGGATTACTACTCCGAACGCTTTATTAAATGCCTCAAGCCGCGCCTGGCTGGCTGGACTTATTCAAGCTACCGGGCGATTGACGGTGAGTTGCCCTCTAGCCTAAGCGAGTGTGATGCCTGGCTCCTAACCGGGAGTCGCTATGATGCCTATGGTGATATCCCCTGGATCAGTGCCCTGAGTCGTTTTGTCGAGGAGGCTATCAATGCTGGTCACAAGATGGTCGGTGTCTGCTTTGGCCACCAGCTACTGGCCCAGGCCCTCGGAGGCCGGGTTGCCCCTTCCGAGTGTGGCTGGCAACTGGGCGTCCAGCATTATCAATTGCTGGCAAGTCGCCCCTGGATGTCAGGCGATGTTGAAACCCTGACTCTGCCGGTGGCCCATCAGGATCAGGTACAAAAGCTGCCTCAGGAAGCCAGTCTCCTTGCCCAAGGCGAATGCTGCCCCCACTTTATCTATGAATATCGCAATCAGATCCTCGGGATCCAGGGACACCCGGAGTTTGATCCGGCCTATCTTGAGATCCTGCTTGATAAGCTTTCAGATAAACTCACCCCGGAGCAACGTGAGCGAGGCCTGGCTTCTCTGGCCAACCCAAGGCTTGATTGTGAAAGGGTGCTCGACTGGATAGCAAACTTCCTGCGTTAA
- a CDS encoding CS1-pili formation C-terminal domain-containing protein, with the protein MLGDSTEFSASGYAVDNLLVPDLNLTFMLPWQSRIDLNWAIDNAGGDQTVANFSTQPFDWSTSSLSLSQTRQSDNQLSSFTSSGTSYGVNQEFSLPVQLGDLQFNWSRDQQHDQSYGIQYMVSLYNNHGLDIELNAGITRQEQHDNQQDNDDMNLTNSDYTNRSIGLTLSYNFDYNQHDMLQFNTSNNSGSSHYQGQDWRASWQHNFDDSPISSVNTSYQHYASSNSDSLDSNIQFQGQMLQGNLDPTHYFSDADGQSQNSVNGSLSGSLVTTTQGSTLTHHEMGHSDAGLFIHLDAPKGSSLQLHAGNEQQLIYPGNNFIALSAYQSYPVYVTDNPDSPINVKFDAHQLSRKITLYPGNVIPMTIHAWQYAEVYGELYYHNKPLPNVQINSQMGHTFSNQTGLFMLAIHKNQPQLTASLAGGKQCQVILPKQRLKGQHAAYWLGQLECE; encoded by the coding sequence TTGCTAGGAGACAGTACCGAGTTTAGTGCATCCGGCTATGCGGTCGACAATCTGCTGGTACCGGATCTTAACCTCACCTTCATGCTGCCCTGGCAATCTAGGATTGATCTTAACTGGGCAATTGATAACGCAGGAGGCGATCAGACCGTAGCCAACTTTTCAACCCAGCCCTTTGACTGGTCAACTTCTTCATTGAGCCTCAGTCAGACCAGGCAATCAGATAATCAGCTATCAAGCTTTACCAGCTCAGGTACCAGCTATGGCGTTAACCAGGAGTTTAGTTTACCCGTGCAATTGGGTGATCTGCAGTTTAACTGGAGCCGGGATCAACAACATGATCAATCCTACGGTATTCAGTATATGGTTTCGCTCTACAACAACCATGGACTGGATATTGAATTAAATGCAGGCATTACCCGCCAAGAGCAGCATGACAATCAGCAAGATAATGATGACATGAACCTGACCAATAGTGATTACACCAACCGCTCGATTGGGTTAACTCTTAGCTACAACTTTGACTATAACCAACATGATATGCTGCAATTTAATACCTCGAATAATAGCGGCTCCTCACATTACCAAGGGCAGGATTGGCGCGCCTCCTGGCAGCATAACTTTGATGACAGCCCGATCAGCAGCGTCAATACCAGCTACCAGCACTATGCCAGCAGTAATTCAGATAGCCTGGATTCTAATATTCAGTTCCAGGGACAAATGCTCCAAGGTAACCTGGACCCAACTCACTATTTCAGTGATGCGGATGGTCAGTCACAAAACAGCGTCAATGGCTCACTGTCAGGTAGTCTGGTTACCACAACTCAGGGGAGCACCCTGACCCATCATGAGATGGGTCACAGCGATGCAGGTTTATTTATTCACCTTGATGCCCCTAAAGGTTCAAGTCTGCAGCTGCATGCAGGGAATGAGCAACAACTCATCTACCCCGGTAATAACTTTATTGCACTGTCTGCCTATCAGAGCTACCCGGTCTATGTCACGGATAATCCCGACAGCCCGATCAATGTGAAATTTGATGCACATCAGCTAAGCCGAAAAATCACACTCTACCCCGGAAATGTGATCCCGATGACTATCCATGCCTGGCAGTATGCCGAGGTCTATGGCGAGCTCTATTACCACAATAAACCACTGCCAAATGTTCAGATCAACAGCCAAATGGGGCACACCTTTAGTAACCAAACAGGACTCTTTATGTTAGCCATTCATAAAAACCAGCCACAACTGACCGCCAGCCTTGCAGGTGGAAAGCAGTGTCAGGTAATACTGCCGAAGCAACGCCTCAAGGGCCAACACGCCGCCTATTGGCTGGGTCAATTGGAGTGTGAATGA
- a CDS encoding sulfite exporter TauE/SafE family protein: protein MVPFILLAITGLLCGFFSGLLGLGGAMVGIPLLVVILPMLTIPQGAVMHFAVATCLGGVLLNSISSSWNRASGGDLQLQTTRRLVIGVAVGGVLGSWLGVHISGYYLKCFFICFTLLVLGKSVLSKLGRGKEHRHRLPHVLPGNLLGLVAGFFGSMSGGGTALFVNPFLKFHGISMRQSAAQASILSAVTAFTALLNYVFVEQTLAPQVHYALGYIFVPAVLMIAVGGFLGSRVGVNLSHKISDKHTYSLFLLVIAANLAIMVNQLL, encoded by the coding sequence TTGGTTCCTTTTATTTTGCTTGCTATCACAGGCCTGTTATGCGGCTTTTTTTCCGGGCTGCTTGGACTTGGGGGAGCCATGGTCGGGATCCCCTTGTTGGTTGTTATCTTACCTATGCTCACTATTCCACAAGGGGCCGTGATGCATTTTGCGGTTGCTACCTGCCTGGGAGGGGTATTGCTGAACTCTATCAGCTCGAGCTGGAATAGAGCCTCCGGTGGTGATCTACAGCTTCAGACAACCAGGCGGTTGGTGATTGGGGTTGCTGTGGGTGGAGTCCTGGGCAGCTGGTTGGGGGTCCATATCTCTGGTTATTATCTGAAGTGTTTTTTTATCTGTTTTACCCTGCTGGTGCTGGGAAAATCAGTGCTCAGTAAGCTGGGTAGAGGCAAAGAGCATAGGCACAGATTGCCTCATGTGTTACCAGGCAACTTACTTGGGCTTGTTGCAGGATTTTTTGGCTCTATGAGTGGTGGAGGGACAGCATTGTTTGTGAATCCTTTCCTTAAGTTTCATGGGATAAGCATGCGCCAATCAGCGGCTCAGGCTTCAATACTTTCGGCGGTAACGGCTTTTACTGCACTGTTAAATTACGTATTTGTAGAGCAGACTCTGGCGCCTCAGGTGCATTACGCCCTTGGCTATATTTTTGTTCCCGCTGTTTTGATGATTGCAGTGGGTGGGTTTCTTGGTAGTCGAGTCGGGGTGAACCTCAGCCATAAGATAAGTGATAAGCATACCTATAGCCTGTTCCTGCTGGTAATTGCAGCCAATCTTGCGATTATGGTGAACCAGCTGTTGTAA
- a CDS encoding TcfC E-set like domain-containing protein — MSGIDLSLVPEDFVQLLETQGSQADIYYANNKLGSSHFRLLGPKVSFDSIDPILNSMQLKPSVIRYLTPILKQGISVGKLIRTQDGQPLFKVSEFSLTTMRASLWASPHAFKTTRQDNHYLGVSSSHSLANSVSYDSLFDYTLDNSSEQSYYLNLKDQASYSNNLFTASGFVNSNQSNTDSSIGDLSLTHQLKSQQAQFGFFSGLSFNDLSGNFSSAYNGSGFIATLRNSTELRKDNEQQAASPILIFLSTPSTIQVYRDQQLISVQKFGIGNHQLDTRDFPSGIYDIKLKIYQGGRLSRVQRATVYKSFDTSAFNDAGYNYSVSAGLVNHQYGSLNNIDLPYFQGAYNTC; from the coding sequence ATGTCAGGTATCGATCTGAGCTTAGTTCCCGAGGACTTTGTTCAGCTCCTTGAGACCCAGGGCAGTCAAGCGGATATCTATTATGCAAATAATAAACTGGGCAGTAGCCATTTCAGACTCCTTGGTCCAAAGGTGTCATTTGATTCTATAGACCCGATTCTCAACAGCATGCAGCTCAAGCCATCAGTGATTCGCTACCTGACTCCGATCCTCAAACAAGGGATTTCTGTTGGTAAGCTGATTCGCACTCAGGATGGTCAGCCCCTGTTTAAGGTCAGTGAGTTTTCATTAACCACCATGCGCGCCAGTCTGTGGGCAAGCCCTCACGCCTTTAAAACAACCCGGCAGGATAATCACTATCTTGGAGTGTCAAGCAGTCACTCTCTTGCCAACAGTGTCAGTTATGACAGCCTGTTTGACTACACGTTAGATAACAGTAGCGAGCAAAGTTATTACCTGAACCTTAAGGATCAGGCCAGCTACAGCAATAATCTTTTTACCGCTTCAGGCTTTGTTAATAGCAATCAATCCAATACAGATAGCAGCATTGGAGATCTCTCACTCACCCATCAGCTAAAAAGTCAGCAGGCTCAGTTTGGATTCTTTAGTGGCCTGTCATTTAATGATTTAAGTGGAAATTTTTCTTCCGCTTATAATGGCTCAGGATTTATCGCGACTTTGCGAAACTCAACCGAATTGCGTAAAGATAATGAGCAACAGGCCGCTAGCCCGATCCTTATATTTCTAAGCACTCCCTCAACTATACAGGTTTATCGCGATCAGCAACTGATTTCAGTACAAAAATTTGGGATTGGCAATCATCAACTCGATACCCGTGATTTCCCGTCCGGGATCTATGACATCAAGTTAAAAATCTACCAGGGCGGCAGGCTGAGCCGGGTGCAACGGGCCACCGTCTATAAATCATTTGATACCAGCGCTTTTAATGATGCAGGCTATAACTATAGTGTTTCTGCCGGCCTGGTAAACCATCAATATGGCTCACTGAATAACATCGATCTCCCCTATTTTCAGGGGGCGTACAACACTTGCTAG
- the elyC gene encoding envelope biogenesis factor ElyC — protein sequence MFWLKKLIGTLLMPLPFALFLILIGLLFLWLRRKKTLGALCIILAFVELALLGTQPVSNLLLRPLEQQYPAFVQQANPLSYILVLGAGHVSDPNIPALSRSSDASRARVMEAVQIWRNNPQAKIILSGAAFSDPVSEAKINANMAHSLGVPRSQLILFENNKDTAEEALHIAPMIQGQPTALVTSASHMPRAIQMFHHAGVKPIPAPTWYLAKQAPYPLPLWDKLPDARFLYRSRVAIHEWIGIVWLDITQLFHRGNNLFHSVTTGSI from the coding sequence ATGTTCTGGCTCAAAAAACTGATCGGCACCCTGCTGATGCCACTCCCTTTCGCCCTGTTTCTGATCTTGATTGGCTTGCTGTTTCTTTGGCTCAGGCGTAAGAAAACCCTGGGAGCCCTGTGTATCATCCTGGCCTTTGTGGAGCTCGCCCTGCTTGGAACTCAGCCGGTAAGTAACCTGCTGCTGCGCCCGCTGGAACAGCAATACCCGGCATTTGTGCAACAGGCCAATCCCCTGAGTTATATCCTGGTCCTCGGCGCAGGCCATGTCAGTGATCCCAATATTCCGGCATTGAGCCGCTCCTCGGATGCATCCAGGGCCCGGGTGATGGAAGCGGTTCAGATCTGGCGCAATAATCCGCAAGCAAAAATTATTTTATCGGGTGCCGCCTTTAGCGATCCGGTGAGCGAGGCAAAAATCAACGCCAACATGGCTCACTCACTCGGAGTTCCACGCAGCCAGCTTATTTTGTTTGAAAACAACAAAGATACCGCAGAAGAAGCGCTGCATATTGCGCCAATGATCCAGGGCCAACCGACCGCCCTGGTGACCTCCGCATCGCATATGCCAAGAGCGATCCAGATGTTTCATCATGCCGGAGTGAAGCCGATTCCTGCTCCGACCTGGTATCTGGCCAAACAAGCACCCTACCCGCTTCCCCTGTGGGATAAACTACCCGACGCACGCTTTTTATACCGCTCAAGAGTCGCCATTCATGAATGGATCGGAATTGTCTGGTTAGATATCACCCAACTGTTCCACAGGGGCAACAATCTGTTTCATTCGGTAACGACGGGATCTATTTGA
- the pfkA gene encoding 6-phosphofructokinase: MVKKIGILTSGGDAPGMNAAVRSVVRTALHNDLEVYGVYEGYQGLHEDNIVKLGRHSVSDVINRGGTFLGSARFPEFKEEKVRLEAIDNLKKHGIDALVVIGGDGSYMGAKKLTEMGYPCIGLPGTIDNDIAGTDYTIGFDTALNVVVDAADRLRDTSSSHNRISIIEIMGRYCGDLTMSAAVASGAEYVVVPERGLDKESLIRQIDNGIHKGKKHVIIAICEHITDVNELAKEIESATGRETRSTILGHIQRGGTPTARDRIMASRMGAFAVQLLLEGQGGRCVGLQHNKLVHHDIIDCLENMKRPFNEELYQLSTVLF; the protein is encoded by the coding sequence ATGGTTAAGAAAATTGGAATCCTAACCAGTGGCGGTGACGCGCCAGGAATGAATGCAGCGGTTCGTTCCGTTGTTCGCACAGCTCTGCATAATGATCTGGAAGTTTACGGTGTCTATGAAGGCTACCAGGGTCTGCATGAGGATAATATCGTTAAACTCGGCCGCCACAGCGTCTCAGACGTGATCAATCGTGGTGGTACCTTCCTGGGCTCAGCCCGCTTTCCTGAATTCAAAGAAGAAAAGGTACGCCTAGAGGCGATCGATAACCTGAAGAAGCATGGCATTGATGCTCTGGTGGTGATCGGTGGTGATGGCTCCTACATGGGGGCGAAGAAACTGACCGAGATGGGTTACCCCTGTATCGGTCTGCCCGGAACCATAGATAATGACATCGCAGGCACCGACTACACCATCGGCTTCGACACTGCCCTGAACGTGGTGGTTGATGCGGCCGATCGCCTGCGCGATACCTCATCTTCCCATAACCGGATCTCAATCATTGAGATCATGGGTCGCTACTGTGGCGATCTTACCATGAGCGCTGCCGTAGCCTCTGGTGCCGAATATGTGGTGGTTCCAGAGCGCGGACTGGATAAAGAGAGCCTGATCCGCCAGATCGATAACGGGATCCACAAGGGCAAAAAGCACGTCATTATCGCCATCTGTGAGCACATCACCGATGTCAATGAACTGGCCAAAGAGATTGAATCGGCCACCGGCCGTGAAACCCGCTCAACCATCCTGGGGCATATCCAGCGAGGTGGAACTCCAACAGCCCGCGATCGGATCATGGCAAGCCGTATGGGTGCCTTTGCGGTTCAGCTCCTACTGGAGGGCCAGGGCGGTCGCTGCGTTGGCTTGCAACATAACAAGCTGGTTCACCATGACATTATCGATTGCCTGGAGAACATGAAGCGCCCCTTCAACGAAGAGCTCTATCAGCTCTCAACCGTACTGTTCTGA
- a CDS encoding methyltransferase domain-containing protein, which translates to MPKDQCFDGIAHKFSKNIYGSVKGEIRTRVVWQDLQKILNQATRTRPLRVLDAGGGFGYFSQKLATLGHQVVLCDLSAEMLDLARQQIEAAGLCERITLLHCGIQELGEHLKQPFDLVLCHAVLEWLADPETTLEYLYPFVKEGGDLSLLFYNRDGLLYHSLLMGHFDYIERGLKTRKTQKLTPNNPQRPQDVASWLEGAGFTISGKTGVRVIYDYMRHPEVGREQSETLFEMELRYCREEPYASLGRYMHFMAKKS; encoded by the coding sequence ATGCCTAAAGATCAATGTTTTGATGGAATTGCACACAAATTTTCCAAGAATATTTATGGCTCTGTAAAAGGCGAGATCCGAACCCGGGTGGTGTGGCAAGACCTTCAGAAAATTTTAAACCAGGCTACCAGAACCCGCCCTCTTCGTGTTCTGGATGCTGGGGGCGGCTTTGGGTATTTCTCACAAAAGCTGGCGACTTTGGGTCATCAGGTGGTGCTCTGTGATCTGTCGGCAGAGATGCTGGATCTCGCTCGCCAGCAGATTGAAGCGGCGGGCCTGTGCGAGCGGATCACCCTGCTGCATTGCGGGATCCAGGAGCTTGGAGAACACCTGAAGCAGCCCTTTGATCTGGTGCTGTGCCATGCGGTTCTTGAGTGGCTCGCAGATCCCGAAACAACCCTCGAATATCTTTATCCTTTTGTAAAAGAGGGAGGGGATCTTTCATTGCTGTTCTATAACCGGGATGGTTTGTTGTATCACAGCTTGCTGATGGGACACTTTGACTACATCGAACGAGGCCTTAAGACCCGTAAGACTCAAAAGCTTACGCCGAATAATCCACAACGTCCCCAGGATGTTGCAAGCTGGCTTGAGGGAGCTGGCTTTACGATCTCAGGTAAGACCGGGGTTCGGGTGATCTACGATTATATGCGCCACCCTGAGGTTGGGCGTGAGCAATCCGAGACACTGTTTGAGATGGAGCTGCGCTATTGTCGGGAGGAACCATACGCATCCCTAGGGCGCTATATGCACTTTATGGCTAAAAAAAGTTAG